In Parcubacteria group bacterium, a genomic segment contains:
- a CDS encoding GIY-YIG nuclease family protein yields the protein MYHLYILTCADRTLYTGIAVDLEKRVKEHNAGKLGAKYTRSRRPVKLAYSRRFKSRSNAQKEEARVKALSRKAKLALIKS from the coding sequence ATGTACCACCTCTACATTCTCACCTGCGCGGACAGGACTTTGTACACAGGCATTGCCGTTGATTTGGAAAAGCGCGTCAAAGAGCACAACGCGGGAAAGCTCGGTGCAAAGTACACGCGCTCGCGCAGGCCCGTGAAGCTTGCATACTCCCGCAGGTTCAAGAGCCGCTCCAACGCGCAAAAGGAGGAGGCCAGGGTTAAGGCGCTGTCCCGGAAAGCAAAGCTTGCGCTGATTAAGAGCTGA
- a CDS encoding site-specific DNA-methyltransferase, with amino-acid sequence MKPKDKIIQGDALDILKKIDDNFIDLGVTSPPYNKGEKHKGWLVKNVKYSVASDNVPEEVYQDQQIKVLNEIFRVTKPGGSFFYNHKTRWMQGKMMHPIEWIQKTNWTIRQEIIWDRMIAANIRGWRFWQIDERIYWLYKPIDGNKIGKELKSRHALLTSIWRFPPERKNGHPAPFPLLLPARIIYSILDGKKGMVLDPYVGSGTTCLAAKLLGSNYVGIDISEEYVKDAENRLKNYLHYKNIVDEEISKHIVEKTFADRKNNNGNTGKYRNGELSSQSKLL; translated from the coding sequence ATGAAGCCAAAAGATAAAATTATTCAGGGTGATGCTCTTGATATTTTAAAAAAAATTGATGACAATTTTATTGATTTAGGCGTTACCTCGCCACCATATAATAAAGGCGAAAAGCACAAAGGTTGGCTGGTAAAAAATGTAAAATATAGTGTGGCAAGTGATAACGTCCCTGAAGAAGTTTATCAAGATCAACAAATCAAAGTGTTGAATGAAATTTTTAGGGTCACAAAACCGGGAGGCTCATTTTTCTATAATCATAAAACAAGATGGATGCAAGGCAAGATGATGCACCCTATTGAATGGATTCAAAAGACAAACTGGACAATCAGACAGGAGATAATTTGGGATAGAATGATAGCGGCGAATATCAGAGGCTGGCGATTTTGGCAAATCGACGAAAGAATATATTGGCTTTATAAACCGATTGACGGAAATAAAATTGGCAAGGAGTTGAAATCAAGGCACGCATTATTAACCTCAATCTGGCGATTTCCGCCGGAAAGAAAAAATGGACACCCTGCGCCGTTCCCGCTGCTTTTACCGGCAAGAATAATTTATTCTATTTTAGATGGTAAAAAAGGAATGGTTTTGGATCCTTATGTTGGGAGCGGAACAACGTGTTTGGCAGCAAAATTATTAGGTTCAAATTATGTAGGCATAGATATCTCAGAAGAATATGTAAAAGATGCGGAAAATAGATTAAAAAATTATTTACATTACAAAAATATAGTAGATGAAGAAATATCTAAACATATCGTAGAAAAAACATTTGCGGATAGAAAAAATAATAATGGAAATACCGGAAAATATAGAAACGGAGAATTATCATCTCAATCAAAACTTTTGTAA